From the Streptomyces syringium genome, one window contains:
- a CDS encoding phosphatase PAP2 family protein: MGEATVRTAEGRTATLPPSGESLERPSSDRRVLAGLRSPRRPRLWFEILLIAVSYWTYSLVRNAVPEQRAAALRNADWIWQAEQSLHIAVEHTVNHAVNSVTWLIVGMNYYYATLHFVLTIGVLVWLYRWHPGRYAAARLILFATTGVALLGYYLYPLAPPRLMNGGGFIDTVVVHHTWGSMASGNLADMSNQYAAMPSMHIGWSTWCGITIALLARAVWVRVLGLLYPVATLVVIVSTANHFWLDAVGGLLCLAFGFGLSYAWYRAFPHRLTRHVTAADASTRR; encoded by the coding sequence CGTCCTCGGACCGGCGCGTCCTGGCGGGTCTGCGCTCACCGCGACGGCCACGGCTGTGGTTCGAGATCCTGCTGATCGCGGTGAGCTACTGGACGTATTCCCTTGTCCGCAACGCGGTCCCGGAGCAGCGGGCCGCCGCCCTGCGCAACGCCGACTGGATCTGGCAGGCCGAGCAGTCCCTGCACATCGCGGTGGAGCACACCGTCAACCACGCCGTGAATTCGGTGACGTGGCTGATCGTGGGCATGAACTACTACTACGCCACGCTGCACTTCGTGCTGACGATCGGTGTGCTGGTGTGGCTGTACCGCTGGCATCCCGGGCGGTACGCGGCCGCGCGTCTCATCCTGTTCGCCACCACGGGTGTGGCCCTGCTCGGTTACTACCTGTATCCGCTCGCTCCGCCACGGCTGATGAACGGCGGCGGCTTCATCGACACGGTCGTGGTGCACCACACCTGGGGCTCGATGGCCTCGGGCAATCTCGCCGACATGTCCAACCAGTACGCGGCGATGCCGTCGATGCACATCGGCTGGTCGACGTGGTGCGGCATCACCATCGCCCTGCTGGCACGGGCGGTCTGGGTGCGGGTGCTGGGCCTGCTGTACCCGGTCGCGACCCTGGTCGTCATCGTGTCGACGGCCAACCACTTCTGGCTGGACGCGGTGGGCGGTCTGCTCTGCCTCGCCTTCGGCTTCGGCCTGTCCTACGCTTGGTACCGGGCGTTCCCGCACCGGCTGACCCGTCATGTGACGGCCGCCGACGCGTCGACGCGGCGCTAG
- a CDS encoding bifunctional [glutamine synthetase] adenylyltransferase/[glutamine synthetase]-adenylyl-L-tyrosine phosphorylase, whose protein sequence is MTVPQGRRSSAYTRLLKYGFTDAAAAERLLDAPELAAVRDDTALLDALGATADPDLALHGLVRLVEVLQARDPGRRQAFLDTLASAKPLRDRLLGVLGASEALGDHLVRHPDDWHALVTYEAADLHPTTPEFEKALAEGVRGERGAGLAPADALRAAYRRALLAIAARDVCGTTDVAQTAAELADLATATLRAALDIAEREQPADAAACRLAVIGMGKCGGQELNYVSDVDVIFVAEARSGTAEGMAVQAATRLASRMMRVCSDVTPEGTIWPVDANLRPEGRNGPLVRTLSSHLAYYQRWAKTWEFQALLKARPVAGDLQLGQEYVDAVAPLVWQAAERENFVTDVQQMRRRVVASIPATQIDRELKLGPGGLRDVEFAVQLLQLVHGRGDATLRGGSTLGALAALAAGGYVGRADAASLDAAYRFLRTMEHRIQLYRLRRTHLVPEEEADLRRLGRSLARTFQWPSGKEPVDELGKEWKRHAREVRRLHEKLFYRPLLDAVAQLEPGEIRLSPKEAGHRLEALGYADPAAALRHLEALASGVSRKAAIQRHLLPVLLGWFADSADPDAGLLNFHKVSDALGKTPWYLRLLRDEGAAAENLARVLSAGRLAPDLLLRAPEAVALLGDPEGLRPRGREPLEQEVLAAVGRAEDAEAAIVAVRGVRRRELFRTAAADIIGAYGGAGPDSGAHAAEEHGFRAYRAGEAVGAGPRAAVDTVGKAVSDLNAATIAGALRAAVRAEWGDTLPTRIAVIGMGRFGGREQGYGSDADVLFVHEPRDGVSDEEAAKAAHAVATEMRRLLQLPTADPPLLVDADLRPEGKTGPMVRTLASYAAYYRRWSRVWESQALLRAEPVAGDAELGARFVDLIAPLRYPAEGLGEDAVREIRRLKARMETERLPRGADPTTHTKLGRGGLSDVEWTVQLLQMQHGWAEPGLRTTRTREALAAACAAELLSTEDARILDEAWVLATSVRNAVMLVRGRPGDTFPGDPRELGAVGRYLGYEPGHVGEMLDDYRRTTRRARAVVEELFYGA, encoded by the coding sequence ATGACGGTGCCGCAGGGGCGTCGCAGCAGCGCGTACACCCGGCTGCTGAAGTACGGCTTCACCGACGCGGCCGCCGCCGAGCGGCTGCTCGACGCCCCCGAGCTGGCCGCCGTCCGGGACGACACCGCGCTCCTCGACGCACTCGGGGCCACCGCCGACCCCGACCTCGCGCTGCACGGGCTCGTCCGGCTCGTGGAGGTCCTCCAGGCGCGCGACCCCGGCCGGCGGCAGGCGTTCCTGGACACCCTCGCCTCCGCCAAACCGCTGCGCGACCGGCTGCTGGGCGTGCTCGGGGCGTCCGAGGCGCTCGGGGACCACCTCGTGCGGCACCCCGACGACTGGCACGCGCTCGTCACCTACGAGGCGGCCGATCTGCACCCCACCACACCGGAGTTCGAGAAGGCCCTCGCCGAAGGGGTGCGCGGCGAGCGCGGCGCCGGGCTCGCGCCCGCCGACGCGCTGCGCGCCGCCTACCGCCGGGCCCTGCTGGCCATCGCCGCCCGCGATGTCTGCGGCACCACCGACGTCGCCCAGACCGCCGCCGAACTCGCCGACCTGGCCACCGCCACGCTGCGCGCCGCCCTCGACATCGCCGAGCGGGAGCAGCCGGCCGACGCCGCGGCCTGCCGGCTCGCCGTCATCGGCATGGGCAAATGCGGCGGCCAGGAGCTGAACTACGTCTCCGACGTCGACGTCATCTTCGTGGCCGAGGCCAGGAGCGGCACCGCCGAGGGCATGGCGGTGCAGGCCGCCACCCGGCTCGCCTCCCGGATGATGCGGGTCTGCTCCGACGTCACCCCCGAGGGCACCATCTGGCCCGTCGACGCCAACCTCCGCCCCGAGGGCCGCAACGGTCCCCTCGTGCGGACCCTCTCCAGCCATCTCGCCTACTACCAACGCTGGGCCAAGACCTGGGAGTTCCAGGCCCTGCTCAAGGCCCGCCCGGTGGCCGGCGACCTCCAGCTGGGCCAGGAGTACGTGGACGCCGTCGCCCCCCTGGTGTGGCAGGCCGCCGAGCGCGAGAACTTCGTCACCGACGTCCAGCAGATGCGCCGCCGCGTCGTCGCGAGCATTCCCGCCACCCAGATCGACCGGGAGCTGAAGCTCGGCCCCGGCGGGCTGCGCGACGTCGAATTCGCCGTCCAGCTCCTGCAGTTGGTGCACGGCCGCGGTGACGCGACCCTGCGCGGCGGCAGCACCCTCGGCGCGCTGGCCGCGCTCGCCGCCGGCGGCTACGTGGGCCGGGCCGACGCCGCCTCCCTCGACGCCGCGTACCGCTTCCTGCGCACCATGGAACACCGCATCCAGCTCTACCGGCTGCGCCGCACCCACCTCGTCCCCGAGGAGGAGGCCGATCTGCGCCGCCTCGGCCGCTCCCTGGCCCGGACCTTCCAGTGGCCGAGCGGCAAGGAGCCCGTCGACGAGCTGGGCAAGGAGTGGAAGCGGCACGCCCGCGAGGTGCGGCGGCTGCACGAGAAGCTCTTCTACCGGCCCCTGCTGGACGCCGTCGCCCAGCTGGAGCCCGGCGAGATCCGGCTCAGCCCCAAGGAGGCCGGCCACCGGCTGGAGGCCCTCGGCTACGCCGACCCGGCCGCCGCGCTGCGCCACCTGGAGGCCCTGGCCTCCGGCGTCAGCCGCAAGGCCGCCATCCAGCGCCATCTGCTGCCCGTGCTCCTCGGCTGGTTCGCGGACTCCGCCGACCCCGACGCCGGACTGCTCAACTTCCACAAGGTCTCCGACGCGCTCGGCAAGACGCCCTGGTACCTGCGGCTGCTGCGCGACGAGGGCGCGGCCGCGGAGAACCTCGCCCGGGTGCTGTCCGCCGGGCGGCTCGCCCCCGACCTGCTGCTGCGCGCCCCCGAGGCCGTCGCCCTGCTCGGCGACCCCGAGGGGCTGCGACCGCGCGGCCGGGAGCCGCTGGAGCAGGAGGTGCTGGCCGCCGTGGGCCGCGCCGAGGACGCGGAGGCGGCGATCGTCGCGGTGCGCGGCGTCCGGCGCCGCGAGCTGTTCCGCACCGCGGCCGCCGACATCATCGGCGCGTACGGCGGGGCCGGCCCCGACTCCGGGGCGCACGCCGCCGAAGAGCACGGCTTCCGCGCGTACCGGGCGGGCGAGGCGGTGGGCGCCGGTCCGCGCGCGGCCGTCGACACCGTCGGCAAGGCCGTCTCCGACCTCAACGCCGCCACCATCGCCGGCGCGCTGCGCGCCGCCGTCCGCGCCGAGTGGGGGGACACCCTCCCCACCCGCATCGCCGTCATCGGCATGGGCCGCTTCGGCGGGCGCGAACAGGGCTACGGCTCGGACGCCGACGTGTTGTTCGTGCACGAGCCACGGGACGGCGTCAGTGACGAGGAGGCCGCCAAGGCCGCCCACGCCGTCGCCACCGAGATGCGGCGCCTGCTGCAACTGCCGACCGCCGACCCGCCGCTCCTCGTCGACGCCGATCTGCGGCCCGAGGGCAAGACCGGGCCCATGGTGCGCACCCTCGCCTCGTACGCCGCCTACTACCGCCGCTGGTCGCGGGTGTGGGAGAGCCAGGCGCTGCTGCGCGCCGAGCCCGTGGCGGGCGACGCGGAACTGGGCGCGCGGTTCGTCGACCTGATCGCCCCGCTGCGCTACCCCGCCGAGGGGCTGGGCGAGGACGCGGTGCGCGAGATCCGCCGGCTCAAGGCCCGCATGGAGACCGAGCGGCTGCCGCGCGGCGCCGACCCGACGACGCACACGAAGCTGGGCCGGGGCGGGCTGTCCGACGTGGAGTGGACGGTGCAGCTGCTGCAGATGCAGCACGGCTGGGCGGAGCCGGGGCTGCGCACGACGCGCACCCGCGAGGCACTCGCGGCGGCCTGCGCGGCGGAGCTGCTGAGCACGGAGGACGCCCGCATCCTCGACGAGGCGTGGGTGCTGGCGACCAGTGTCCGCAACGCCGTCATGCTGGTCCGGGGCCGCCCCGGGGACACCTTCCCGGGCGATCCCCGCGAGCTGGGCGCCGTGGGCCGCTACCTCGGCTACGAACCGGGGCACGTCGGGGAGATGCTGGACGACTACCGTCGTACGACGCGACGGGCCAGGGCCGTCGTCGAGGAGCTGTTCTACGGGGCGTAG
- the glnA gene encoding type I glutamate--ammonia ligase, whose amino-acid sequence MDKQQEFVLRTLEERDIRFVRLWFTDVLGYLKSVAVAPAELEQAFDEGIGFDGSAIEGFARVYESDMIAKPDPGTFQILPWRAEAPGTARMFCDILMPDGSPSYADPRYVLKRILAKTSDLGFTFYTHPEIEFFLLKDKPVDGTRPVPADSSGYFDHTPQNVGMDFRRQAITMLESMGISVEFSHHEGAPGQQEIDLRYADALSTADNIMTFRLVMKQVALEQGVQATFMPKPFSEYPGSGMHTHLSLFEGDRNAFYESGSEYQLSKVGRSFIAGLLRHAAEISAVTNQWVNSYKRIWGGSSRTAGSGGEAPSYICWGHNNRSALIRVPMYKPGKTGSARVEVRSIDSGANPYLTYAVLLAAGLKGVEEGYELPAGADDDVWALSDAERRAMGIEPLPQNLGEAIELMERSELVAATLGEHVFDFFLRNKKQEWEEYRSEVTAFELRKMLPVL is encoded by the coding sequence ATGGATAAGCAGCAGGAGTTCGTGCTCCGCACCCTCGAAGAGCGCGACATCCGCTTCGTGCGGCTGTGGTTCACCGATGTGCTCGGCTATCTGAAGTCGGTGGCCGTGGCACCCGCCGAGCTGGAGCAGGCCTTCGACGAGGGCATCGGCTTCGACGGATCGGCCATCGAGGGCTTCGCCCGGGTGTACGAATCCGACATGATCGCCAAGCCGGATCCGGGCACCTTCCAGATCCTGCCCTGGCGCGCCGAGGCCCCCGGCACCGCCCGCATGTTCTGCGACATCCTCATGCCGGACGGCTCGCCCTCCTACGCCGACCCGCGCTATGTCCTCAAGCGCATCCTCGCCAAGACCTCCGACCTCGGCTTCACCTTCTACACCCACCCCGAGATCGAGTTCTTCCTGCTCAAGGACAAGCCCGTCGACGGCACCCGCCCGGTGCCCGCCGACTCCTCCGGCTACTTCGACCACACCCCGCAGAACGTGGGCATGGACTTCCGCCGCCAGGCCATCACCATGCTCGAATCGATGGGCATCTCGGTCGAGTTCAGCCACCACGAGGGCGCCCCCGGCCAGCAGGAGATCGACCTGCGCTACGCCGACGCGCTCTCCACCGCCGACAACATCATGACGTTCCGCCTCGTCATGAAGCAGGTCGCCCTGGAGCAGGGCGTGCAGGCCACCTTCATGCCCAAGCCGTTCTCCGAGTACCCCGGCTCCGGCATGCACACCCACCTCTCCCTCTTCGAGGGCGACCGGAACGCGTTCTACGAGTCCGGCTCGGAGTACCAGCTCTCCAAGGTCGGCCGGTCCTTCATCGCCGGACTGCTGCGGCACGCCGCCGAGATCTCGGCCGTCACCAACCAGTGGGTGAACTCCTACAAGCGCATCTGGGGCGGCTCCAGCCGCACCGCGGGCTCCGGCGGCGAGGCCCCCTCGTACATCTGCTGGGGCCACAACAACCGCTCGGCACTGATCCGCGTCCCGATGTACAAGCCCGGCAAGACCGGCTCGGCCCGCGTCGAGGTCCGCTCCATCGACTCCGGCGCCAACCCCTACCTGACCTACGCCGTGCTGCTGGCCGCGGGCCTGAAGGGCGTCGAGGAAGGGTACGAACTCCCCGCCGGCGCCGACGACGACGTCTGGGCGCTGTCGGACGCCGAGCGCCGCGCCATGGGCATCGAGCCGCTGCCGCAGAACCTCGGCGAGGCCATCGAGCTCATGGAGCGCAGCGAGCTGGTGGCCGCAACCCTCGGCGAGCACGTCTTCGACTTCTTCCTGCGCAACAAGAAGCAGGAGTGGGAGGAGTACCGCTCCGAGGTCACCGCCTTCGAGCTGCGGAAGATGCTGCCGGTGCTGTAG
- a CDS encoding NAD-dependent epimerase/dehydratase family protein, translating into MRYLITGATGFIGRHLARHLLERGHHVTALVRRDGRVFGSLTVRGDLVTGEGLAAAVRGVDRVIHLAGVTKAADPRLYTMVNTVGTERLLAAVAARPEPPRLVYCSSLAAVGPGRRRHEDDAPAPVSAYGRSKLGGELALRGGAGRVPAVVVRPPIVYGPGDREFLPRLATAVRAGLLPAVGRPGPRHYSLLHVEDLCRALLTAADSGVPGATYHVSDGVEHLWDDIGATAAEVLGRRPPRVVHIPVRLALTVARTLGGASVLNPGKVAEAAHPAWTSAVGRLPFGPCVPLAEGLRTALTP; encoded by the coding sequence GTGAGGTACCTGATCACCGGGGCCACCGGCTTCATCGGCAGGCATCTGGCCCGGCACCTGCTCGAGCGGGGCCACCACGTCACCGCCCTCGTCCGCCGCGACGGGCGCGTCTTCGGGTCCCTGACCGTCCGCGGGGACCTCGTCACGGGTGAGGGACTGGCGGCGGCCGTGCGGGGTGTCGACCGCGTCATCCATCTCGCCGGGGTCACCAAGGCCGCCGACCCGCGCCTCTACACGATGGTCAACACCGTCGGTACGGAGCGGCTGTTGGCCGCCGTCGCCGCCCGGCCGGAGCCGCCGCGGCTCGTCTACTGCTCGTCGCTGGCCGCCGTCGGCCCCGGGCGGCGGCGTCACGAGGACGATGCGCCCGCCCCGGTCTCCGCGTACGGCCGCAGCAAGCTCGGCGGCGAACTCGCCCTGCGCGGGGGCGCCGGGCGGGTGCCCGCCGTGGTCGTCCGCCCGCCGATCGTCTACGGGCCGGGCGACCGCGAGTTCCTGCCGCGCCTGGCCACCGCCGTACGCGCCGGGCTGCTCCCGGCCGTCGGCCGGCCGGGCCCGCGCCACTACTCGCTGCTCCACGTCGAGGACCTGTGCCGCGCACTGCTCACGGCCGCCGACTCCGGTGTGCCCGGCGCGACTTACCACGTCAGTGACGGTGTCGAGCACCTGTGGGACGACATCGGGGCCACCGCCGCCGAGGTGCTCGGCAGACGCCCGCCGCGGGTCGTCCACATCCCCGTGCGCCTGGCGCTGACGGTGGCCCGCACCCTGGGCGGCGCGTCCGTGCTGAACCCGGGAAAGGTCGCCGAGGCCGCACACCCCGCGTGGACGAGCGCGGTCGGCCGGCTGCCGTTCGGCCCGTGCGTGCCCCTGGCCGAGGGGCTGCGGACGGCGCTGACTCCGTGA
- a CDS encoding alpha/beta fold hydrolase, with the protein MKRPPGRMLRVGGVPLHVLREGSGPVCVLSAGLGMGWFDWEPVVPLLTEHRTVVRFDRPGLGFSAPPVEPPTAVGEAARIAGVLDALDLPGPATVVGHSLAGFHAEAFARLHPERTAGIVLVDGSVEEDVRPIPARELRTAAAHARGHAVAATGLPRALGPALRRLAVRVSSVKRHDPAPDELVRRTYGTGRVARALLMENARYYDVAAELDELRALHPLPPVPVTVLAASPGTGSWLERRWLERQRALADRLDARFEAVAPAGHLVMFDRPQSIAAAVLAMPPVRA; encoded by the coding sequence ATGAAGCGGCCACCAGGGCGCATGCTGCGGGTCGGCGGAGTGCCGCTGCACGTACTGCGCGAGGGCTCCGGACCGGTGTGCGTGCTCAGCGCAGGGCTCGGCATGGGCTGGTTCGACTGGGAGCCCGTCGTGCCGCTGCTCACCGAGCACCGCACGGTCGTCCGCTTCGACCGCCCCGGGCTGGGGTTCAGCGCACCGCCCGTCGAGCCGCCCACCGCGGTGGGCGAGGCCGCCCGCATAGCGGGCGTCCTGGACGCGCTGGACCTGCCCGGCCCGGCGACGGTCGTCGGGCACTCCCTCGCCGGGTTCCACGCCGAGGCGTTCGCCCGGCTGCACCCGGAGCGCACGGCCGGGATCGTCCTCGTCGACGGCAGCGTGGAGGAGGACGTCCGGCCCATCCCGGCCCGTGAGCTGCGCACCGCCGCCGCCCACGCGCGCGGTCACGCCGTCGCCGCCACCGGGCTGCCCCGTGCCCTGGGCCCCGCCCTGCGCCGGCTGGCCGTCCGGGTCTCCTCCGTCAAGCGCCACGACCCCGCCCCCGACGAACTGGTGCGCCGCACCTACGGCACCGGCCGGGTGGCCCGTGCCCTGCTGATGGAGAACGCCCGCTACTACGACGTGGCCGCCGAGCTGGACGAACTGCGGGCCCTGCACCCGCTGCCGCCGGTGCCGGTGACCGTCCTCGCGGCCTCCCCGGGCACCGGCTCCTGGCTGGAGCGCCGCTGGCTGGAGCGCCAGCGCGCCCTCGCGGACCGCCTCGACGCCCGCTTCGAGGCGGTCGCCCCGGCCGGTCACCTGGTCATGTTCGACCGGCCCCAGTCCATCGCGGCCGCCGTCCTCGCGATGCCGCCCGTACGGGCCTGA
- a CDS encoding APC family permease has protein sequence MTLTEPARETPAAGAPLTPSAPQAQQFISWVTLAMMTTASVANLRPSPSMALYGLAAVFLYLVPAVVFLLPTALVSAELASGWTGGVYRWVSEGLSKPLGFLAVWCQFAMTIAYYPSLLAYVASTFAYVIDPRLADNGLYVAVVIVVIYWAGVFVSSRGTKAVAGLAGMGLVIGTLIPGVVLVVLGLVFLAQGNPSAAPMDSGHFLPPWTGLASLVLIVGNFLSYAGMEMNGVHVASLREPGKQFPRAVFAATGLVLLIFILPALAISWVMPGEDLSLTAGVMQAFQGFFDHFGVGWLTKVVGVLLVAAALGGMLTWLAGPAKGLLMVSRQEGYLPPVLQKLNRRGVPMNIMVAQGALTTLIALLYAFIPDVSSAYWIFSVITTQIYLVVYLLMFAAVVRLRRTQPDRPRGFRVPAVRLVAGVGFVASVAAMCIGFVPPEQFGGGPLWRYLLTVGGGLLVLGLLAPLAFLKLRKPHWVAPEHRA, from the coding sequence ATGACCCTCACGGAACCGGCCCGGGAGACCCCCGCCGCCGGGGCCCCTTTGACCCCGTCCGCCCCGCAGGCGCAGCAGTTCATCTCATGGGTGACCCTCGCGATGATGACGACCGCCTCGGTCGCGAACCTGCGGCCCTCCCCGTCCATGGCGCTGTACGGGCTGGCCGCCGTCTTCCTCTACCTCGTCCCCGCCGTGGTCTTCCTGCTGCCCACGGCCCTGGTCTCGGCCGAGCTGGCCTCCGGCTGGACCGGCGGGGTCTACCGCTGGGTGAGCGAGGGGCTGTCCAAGCCGCTCGGCTTCCTGGCCGTCTGGTGCCAGTTCGCCATGACGATCGCCTACTACCCGAGCCTGCTCGCCTATGTGGCGAGCACGTTCGCGTACGTCATCGATCCGAGGCTCGCCGACAACGGTCTCTACGTCGCCGTCGTCATCGTCGTCATCTACTGGGCGGGCGTGTTCGTCTCCTCGCGCGGCACCAAGGCGGTGGCGGGGCTCGCGGGCATGGGGCTGGTGATCGGCACGCTGATCCCCGGCGTCGTCCTCGTCGTCCTCGGCCTGGTCTTCCTCGCCCAGGGCAACCCGTCGGCCGCCCCCATGGACTCCGGCCACTTCCTCCCGCCGTGGACCGGGCTGGCCAGCCTGGTGCTGATCGTGGGCAACTTCCTGTCCTACGCGGGCATGGAGATGAACGGCGTGCACGTCGCCTCGCTGCGCGAGCCCGGCAAGCAGTTCCCGCGCGCGGTCTTCGCCGCCACCGGTCTCGTTCTGCTGATCTTCATCCTCCCGGCGCTGGCCATCAGCTGGGTCATGCCGGGGGAGGACCTCAGCCTGACGGCCGGAGTGATGCAGGCGTTCCAGGGCTTCTTCGACCACTTCGGCGTGGGCTGGCTCACCAAGGTCGTCGGCGTGCTGCTGGTCGCCGCCGCGCTCGGCGGCATGCTCACCTGGCTGGCCGGGCCGGCCAAGGGACTGCTGATGGTCTCCCGCCAGGAGGGCTATCTGCCGCCCGTCCTGCAGAAGCTCAACCGGCGCGGCGTGCCGATGAACATCATGGTCGCCCAGGGCGCGCTCACCACCCTGATCGCCCTGCTCTACGCGTTCATCCCCGATGTCTCCAGCGCCTACTGGATCTTCTCGGTCATCACCACGCAGATCTACCTCGTCGTCTATCTGCTGATGTTCGCCGCCGTCGTCCGGCTGCGGCGCACCCAGCCCGACCGGCCGCGCGGCTTCCGGGTACCGGCCGTGCGGCTCGTCGCCGGCGTCGGCTTCGTGGCCTCCGTCGCGGCCATGTGCATCGGCTTCGTACCGCCGGAGCAGTTCGGCGGCGGCCCGCTGTGGCGCTATCTCCTCACCGTCGGCGGCGGCCTGCTCGTCCTCGGCCTCCTGGCGCCGTTGGCGTTCCTGAAGCTCCGCAAGCCGCATTGGGTGGCTCCGGAGCATCGCGCGTAG
- a CDS encoding multicopper oxidase family protein: protein MRTTTRRAVLGAGIAAAGGSLLTACSKGSDSGSSAAPAPTADLVSPDGKEVAAAEAKRGGGPVRKIALTATPTRLDLGGRTVTTWAYGDRLPGREIRVTAGDTLAVTLANHLPQPTSLHWHGLALRNDMDGVPGVTQRPVKAGASFDYRFAVAHPGTYWFHPHSGTQQDRGLYAPLIVEDPKEPLAYDKEWVVVLDDWVDGVDGSTPDAVLAELSRGMGGMDHGGGSGGMDHGGHDMSHMSMTSRASKRAASAEPSPSPSGPSRMMMGATSPLLGGDAGDVAYPHYLVNGRTPEDPETFTAKPGDRVRIRFVNAGGDTAFRVALGGHRMTVTHTDGFPVEHRQADALLLGMGERYDVLVEVKDGVFPLTALAEGKKRSALALLRTGGGAAPDADVRPKELEAAPLTADRLRADRSVALGERRPDRTITLRLTGSMAKYDWAINGRKYTPEPRYLVGSGERVRLVFVNDTEMWHPMHLHGHTFALPGRGPRKDTAIVLPGRRLAVDFDADNPGRWMVHCHNVYHAESGMMTLLGYRK, encoded by the coding sequence ATGCGCACGACCACCCGCCGCGCCGTCCTCGGCGCGGGCATCGCCGCTGCCGGCGGCAGCCTGCTCACCGCCTGTTCGAAGGGCTCGGACAGCGGCTCCTCCGCCGCACCGGCGCCCACCGCCGACCTGGTCTCCCCGGACGGGAAGGAGGTCGCCGCCGCCGAGGCGAAGCGTGGCGGCGGCCCCGTACGGAAGATCGCCCTGACGGCCACGCCGACCCGGCTCGACCTCGGCGGCCGTACCGTCACCACCTGGGCGTACGGCGACCGGCTGCCCGGCCGGGAGATCCGCGTCACCGCGGGCGACACGCTCGCGGTGACCCTCGCCAACCACCTTCCGCAACCCACGTCCCTGCACTGGCACGGACTCGCGCTGCGCAACGACATGGACGGCGTGCCGGGCGTCACCCAGCGGCCCGTCAAGGCGGGGGCGTCCTTCGACTACCGCTTCGCCGTCGCCCACCCGGGCACGTACTGGTTCCACCCGCACTCGGGCACCCAGCAGGACCGGGGGCTGTACGCGCCGCTGATCGTCGAGGACCCGAAGGAGCCGCTGGCGTACGACAAGGAGTGGGTGGTCGTCCTGGACGACTGGGTCGACGGGGTGGACGGCAGCACGCCGGACGCGGTGCTCGCGGAGCTGAGCCGGGGCATGGGCGGCATGGACCACGGCGGCGGCAGCGGCGGCATGGACCACGGCGGGCACGACATGTCGCACATGTCGATGACATCGAGGGCCTCGAAGAGGGCGGCGTCCGCCGAGCCGTCCCCCTCCCCCTCCGGCCCGTCCCGGATGATGATGGGCGCGACCAGCCCGCTCCTCGGCGGCGACGCGGGCGACGTGGCCTACCCGCACTACCTCGTCAACGGCCGCACGCCCGAGGACCCGGAGACCTTCACGGCGAAGCCCGGCGACCGGGTGCGGATCCGGTTCGTCAACGCCGGTGGCGACACGGCCTTCCGGGTCGCCCTCGGCGGCCACCGTATGACGGTGACGCACACCGACGGCTTCCCCGTCGAGCACCGGCAGGCCGACGCGCTGCTGCTGGGCATGGGCGAGCGGTACGACGTGCTGGTCGAGGTGAAGGACGGCGTCTTCCCGCTGACCGCGCTGGCCGAGGGCAAGAAGCGGTCCGCGCTGGCGCTCCTGCGCACCGGCGGGGGCGCGGCGCCGGACGCCGACGTACGCCCCAAGGAGCTGGAGGCCGCGCCGCTCACCGCCGACCGGCTGCGGGCCGACCGCTCCGTCGCGCTCGGGGAACGCCGCCCCGACCGTACGATCACGCTCCGGCTGACGGGCTCGATGGCGAAGTACGACTGGGCGATCAACGGCAGGAAGTACACGCCGGAGCCCCGCTACCTGGTGGGGTCGGGTGAGCGGGTCCGGCTGGTCTTCGTCAACGACACGGAGATGTGGCACCCCATGCACCTGCACGGACACACCTTCGCCCTGCCCGGGCGGGGGCCGCGCAAGGACACCGCGATCGTCCTGCCGGGGCGGCGGCTGGCGGTCGACTTCGACGCCGACAACCCGGGCCGGTGGATGGTCCACTGCCACAACGTCTACCACGCGGAGTCCGGGATGATGACGCTCCTCGGCTACCGGAAGTAG